In Planctomycetia bacterium, one DNA window encodes the following:
- a CDS encoding LysM peptidoglycan-binding domain-containing protein, translated as MSTEARIGVVAGLFIVVVTSVYFFYGQSSKMDDLLVTSTGAKVAPPKIPAAGDSPKPAAPATTPPTALANQQTPAAPPTGAAALPTARDHSIPTVGTERVASATNPLNAPGSTPSGVSKPAANDTGPTFGLARGAPPRIGGETPAPAAATGDDLAPTTWDHLSQSKDKSAERIAPGGNSSPASEDLPALAVGGPDRRPDAKPLSAAGPDQTPPRDAAHSRAADARPAGKSTNVDIKPGSAPSAWPKQHKIVSGDTLIGLAFAYYEDTSRVDAILAANPQIKNPRGLKIGQVVTIPAPSGEQAPPIRTAAAPRSESSGLVTLTGRTATPHESAKTDSPAKPAAVRTYIVLEGDTFYSIAAKLYGDGNKWRTLYDANKSTVKNDPKRLRTGMTLTVPAPDAQRP; from the coding sequence ATGAGCACCGAAGCACGGATTGGGGTGGTGGCCGGCCTGTTCATCGTCGTCGTGACGAGCGTCTATTTCTTCTACGGCCAGTCCTCCAAGATGGACGACCTGCTGGTCACGTCCACCGGGGCCAAGGTCGCGCCGCCCAAGATTCCCGCCGCGGGCGATTCCCCCAAGCCTGCTGCCCCAGCGACCACGCCGCCGACCGCCCTGGCGAATCAGCAGACTCCGGCCGCGCCGCCGACCGGCGCTGCCGCCTTGCCGACGGCTCGCGATCATTCGATTCCGACCGTCGGCACGGAGCGTGTGGCGTCCGCGACTAATCCATTGAATGCGCCTGGGAGCACGCCGAGCGGTGTATCGAAACCGGCGGCAAACGACACCGGTCCGACCTTCGGTTTGGCGCGCGGTGCACCGCCGCGGATCGGCGGTGAGACGCCCGCGCCCGCCGCCGCCACAGGTGACGATCTCGCTCCCACCACGTGGGATCATCTGTCCCAATCGAAGGATAAGTCCGCCGAACGCATCGCGCCGGGTGGCAATTCCAGCCCAGCTTCCGAGGATTTGCCCGCGCTCGCGGTCGGTGGACCCGATCGCCGGCCCGACGCAAAACCGCTTTCCGCGGCCGGCCCCGATCAGACCCCGCCCCGCGACGCGGCCCATTCGCGTGCCGCCGACGCGCGACCCGCCGGAAAATCCACAAATGTCGATATAAAACCCGGCTCCGCGCCGTCAGCCTGGCCCAAGCAGCACAAAATCGTCTCCGGCGACACGCTCATCGGGCTGGCCTTTGCCTATTACGAGGACACATCCCGCGTGGATGCCATCCTCGCCGCCAACCCGCAGATCAAGAACCCTCGCGGCCTGAAGATCGGACAGGTCGTGACGATCCCCGCGCCAAGCGGCGAGCAAGCGCCACCGATTCGGACCGCCGCAGCGCCGCGCAGCGAATCGTCCGGACTCGTCACCCTGACCGGGCGAACGGCCACGCCGCATGAATCCGCCAAGACGGATTCGCCCGCCAAACCGGCCGCCGTCCGCACTTACATCGTGCTCGAAGGCGACACGTTCTACTCCATCGCCGCGAAGTTGTACGGCGACGGCAACAAGTGGCGAACGCTCTACGATGCTAATAAGTCAACCGTCAAGAATGACCCGAAACGCCTCCGCACTGGGATGACTCTGACGGTCCCGGCGCCCGACGCTCAACGACCCTGA
- the secD gene encoding protein translocase subunit SecD, which produces MNERDMWWKIVVVGCLCALGFASIWPFEQKMKMGIDLYGGYSLLYEIDDTGVAPDARRELSEKVMRVLRERIDPQGVFNLVWRPVGHNRLEIQMPRPSEDVRKARHDFEELQEQIQATALRRTDVLRALEKPAADRPALLEKLARGLEIRKPLIAACATAYDAWQTMKRDYAKREAEATRDNLTREQVMEAVKKPANERSAALDALVRGLPQRKALLETAAKAWEEFDQAKSAAGATPPVEKTAELNAKETAFLDAVAKVMELNVDPNKFEDGPTIDKVLKLEMEFDAALAALMATNLDIGRLQTVLDSKPGSKIRAEAMARLTLDYPHMTAQIEGLVKANDRLNTKRKGEGRLEDPADLQRMLKGAGVLEFRILAAADPQDPQKFEPYRESLRTRGPRRAPGEENYQWFEIQDPVDFLNIKDRIKFEQEFEQVKNNYGVIVERFGDKYYVLSHITPDQSMTHRVGESQWALTAARFTRDDFNRPAIGFELNEVGGDKFATLTRINKGRQLAIFIDDQCVSHATIEAVIRTSGIIRGNFTPQEVQEMVRKLDAGSLPRKLKDPPISVRAIGPSLGEANRAAGLTAAKWGLMAVVVFMLVYYRYAGSVALVAVGMNLLFTLAVMAIMGATLTLPGIAGLVLALGMSVDANVLINERIREELEKGTAMRMAIRLGYERAFSAILDSNLTTLLTCLILYVLGSEEIKGFGLTLGIGVFINLFTAYFVTKMFFETMVMPVIPREVTRLPGLFAAAIAGFGGLLYGAGHLWNAPELRDQSVLMGFGKAVAWMAPGVLLILVLMFIMRGIHNSFQSGGRPRLPMMNLIGVPRINWIGLKPVFFTASILITIVGLGAFFSLGADRLYDIEFLGGTAAQIDLVKPGSLDQTEIAKRLEQSAEKLRGFAGAMDKATVTAAGADTFTVNCPGVPAFRLEPVIRDVMKEQLSEVGPIAYSDPGSESVSIRTRSEAKVDEAGMKAFVVAMADRLRRSADSIGRAQVQSVQSAEPGAPRGASFEIVTLETNKELVVGAILDYMKDDLSVQQALTFNLMEDKSSGNVPYFAVRSENVRELNLPIAPEEATEIDLTGWRGGVAMILDKVSPPQKLESLQNRLRAMRLQPGFESHGWRQSAVFGLKSAPGSGDAYERVMVVVADENYPLLDEQGGLSSAWVTDLAEQEVKLIQDALQRQTSLSQITQFDKQVSGEAQTDAYIAIALSWLIIILYVWFRFGNVRWGMAAVVALIHDICVALGFIGLAHYAAATPIGRALMLEPFRIDLAMVAAVMTIIGYSVNDTIVIFDRIRENRGRLKDVTPDLVNTAISQTLGRTLLTGTTTFATILIMYIFGGPGIHGFNYAMFIGILTGTYSSFGVASQLLVKRGRSSTDVSALRPATA; this is translated from the coding sequence ATGAACGAACGTGACATGTGGTGGAAGATCGTGGTGGTCGGATGTCTGTGCGCCCTGGGCTTTGCCAGCATCTGGCCGTTCGAGCAGAAAATGAAAATGGGCATCGACCTGTACGGCGGCTACAGCCTGCTGTACGAGATCGACGACACGGGCGTGGCGCCCGACGCGCGGCGCGAGTTGTCGGAGAAAGTCATGCGCGTCTTGCGCGAGCGCATCGACCCGCAGGGCGTGTTTAACCTCGTCTGGCGACCGGTCGGTCACAATCGGCTGGAGATTCAAATGCCGCGGCCCAGCGAGGACGTGCGCAAGGCCCGCCACGATTTCGAGGAGTTGCAGGAGCAGATTCAGGCGACAGCCCTGCGCCGCACCGACGTGCTCCGCGCGCTGGAGAAGCCCGCGGCCGACCGCCCGGCGCTGCTGGAAAAACTCGCGCGTGGTTTGGAAATTCGTAAACCGCTGATCGCCGCGTGCGCCACCGCCTACGACGCGTGGCAAACCATGAAGCGCGATTATGCAAAGCGCGAGGCCGAGGCGACAAGGGACAACCTCACGCGCGAACAGGTCATGGAAGCCGTGAAGAAGCCCGCGAACGAACGCAGCGCCGCGCTGGACGCCCTGGTCCGGGGTCTGCCGCAGCGCAAGGCGCTCCTCGAAACAGCCGCCAAGGCGTGGGAGGAATTTGACCAGGCCAAGTCCGCCGCCGGCGCGACGCCCCCCGTCGAAAAGACCGCCGAGCTGAACGCGAAGGAGACGGCCTTCCTCGACGCGGTGGCGAAGGTGATGGAGCTGAACGTCGATCCGAACAAGTTCGAGGACGGGCCGACGATCGACAAGGTGCTGAAGCTGGAGATGGAGTTCGACGCCGCGCTGGCCGCTCTGATGGCCACGAACCTCGACATTGGTCGCTTGCAGACGGTGCTTGATTCCAAACCCGGATCGAAGATTCGCGCCGAAGCGATGGCGCGGCTCACCCTGGACTATCCGCACATGACGGCCCAGATCGAAGGGCTGGTCAAGGCCAACGATCGCCTGAACACCAAGCGCAAGGGCGAAGGCCGGCTCGAAGATCCGGCCGATTTGCAGCGCATGCTCAAGGGCGCGGGCGTACTGGAGTTTCGCATCCTCGCGGCGGCCGACCCGCAGGACCCGCAGAAATTCGAGCCGTATCGCGAGTCGCTGCGGACGCGCGGGCCGCGCCGCGCGCCCGGCGAGGAGAACTACCAGTGGTTCGAGATTCAGGACCCGGTGGATTTTCTGAATATCAAGGACCGGATCAAGTTCGAACAGGAGTTCGAGCAGGTCAAGAACAACTACGGCGTGATCGTCGAGCGCTTCGGCGACAAGTATTACGTCCTGTCCCACATCACACCCGACCAATCCATGACGCACCGGGTCGGTGAGTCGCAATGGGCACTCACCGCGGCCCGCTTTACGCGCGATGATTTCAACCGTCCCGCCATCGGCTTCGAGCTGAACGAAGTTGGTGGTGACAAATTCGCCACACTCACGCGCATCAACAAGGGCCGCCAGCTTGCCATCTTCATCGACGACCAGTGCGTCTCCCACGCGACGATCGAAGCGGTGATTCGCACCAGCGGCATCATCCGCGGCAACTTCACGCCGCAGGAAGTGCAGGAGATGGTCCGCAAGCTCGATGCGGGCAGCCTCCCGCGCAAGCTCAAAGACCCGCCGATCTCCGTCCGTGCCATTGGCCCGTCACTTGGCGAAGCCAATCGTGCCGCCGGCCTCACGGCCGCGAAATGGGGCCTGATGGCCGTGGTCGTGTTCATGCTGGTCTACTACCGCTATGCGGGATCCGTGGCCCTCGTCGCCGTGGGAATGAACCTGCTGTTTACCTTGGCCGTCATGGCCATCATGGGCGCGACGCTCACCCTGCCCGGCATCGCCGGCCTCGTGCTCGCCCTGGGCATGTCCGTCGACGCCAACGTGCTGATCAACGAGCGCATCCGCGAGGAGCTTGAAAAAGGCACCGCCATGCGCATGGCCATCCGCCTCGGTTACGAGCGGGCCTTCAGCGCGATTCTCGACTCGAACCTTACCACGCTGCTCACCTGTCTCATTCTCTATGTGCTGGGCAGCGAAGAGATCAAGGGCTTCGGTCTCACGCTGGGCATCGGCGTGTTCATCAACCTGTTCACGGCTTACTTCGTCACCAAGATGTTCTTCGAGACCATGGTGATGCCGGTCATCCCGCGCGAAGTGACCCGGCTTCCGGGCCTCTTCGCAGCCGCCATCGCCGGCTTCGGCGGGCTGCTCTACGGCGCGGGTCATCTGTGGAATGCCCCCGAGCTGCGCGATCAATCGGTGCTGATGGGCTTCGGCAAAGCCGTGGCCTGGATGGCGCCGGGCGTGCTGCTGATCCTCGTGCTGATGTTCATCATGCGAGGCATTCACAATTCGTTCCAGAGCGGCGGACGTCCGAGGCTCCCGATGATGAACCTCATCGGCGTGCCGCGCATCAACTGGATCGGCCTGAAACCGGTGTTCTTCACGGCGTCGATCCTGATCACCATCGTCGGCCTGGGAGCGTTCTTCTCGCTTGGAGCCGATCGACTCTACGACATCGAGTTCCTCGGCGGAACGGCGGCGCAGATTGATCTGGTCAAGCCTGGCTCCCTCGATCAAACCGAGATCGCCAAGCGGCTGGAGCAATCGGCCGAGAAACTTCGCGGGTTCGCCGGTGCGATGGACAAGGCGACGGTCACGGCGGCCGGTGCGGATACGTTCACGGTGAACTGCCCCGGTGTGCCGGCGTTCCGGCTTGAGCCGGTCATCCGCGACGTGATGAAGGAGCAGCTAAGCGAAGTCGGACCGATTGCCTACAGCGATCCGGGGTCCGAATCGGTGAGCATCCGCACGCGAAGCGAGGCGAAGGTCGACGAGGCCGGCATGAAGGCGTTTGTCGTTGCGATGGCGGACCGCCTGCGGCGCAGCGCCGATTCGATCGGCCGGGCACAAGTGCAGAGCGTGCAGTCGGCCGAGCCGGGCGCGCCGCGCGGCGCGTCGTTTGAGATTGTGACGCTGGAGACGAACAAGGAACTGGTCGTCGGGGCGATCCTCGATTACATGAAGGACGACTTGAGCGTTCAGCAGGCCCTGACGTTCAACCTGATGGAGGACAAGTCATCGGGCAACGTGCCCTACTTCGCGGTGCGAAGCGAAAATGTGCGCGAGCTGAACCTGCCGATCGCGCCGGAAGAGGCGACGGAGATCGACCTGACCGGCTGGCGCGGCGGCGTGGCGATGATCCTCGACAAGGTCTCACCACCCCAGAAACTGGAGTCCCTTCAGAATCGTTTGCGTGCCATGCGGCTGCAACCGGGGTTTGAGTCGCACGGCTGGCGGCAATCGGCCGTGTTCGGATTGAAATCGGCGCCGGGGAGCGGCGACGCCTACGAGCGCGTCATGGTCGTCGTGGCCGATGAGAATTACCCCCTGCTCGATGAACAGGGCGGCCTGTCGTCGGCATGGGTGACCGATCTGGCCGAGCAGGAAGTGAAACTGATTCAGGACGCCTTGCAACGGCAAACGTCGCTAAGCCAGATCACGCAGTTCGACAAGCAGGTGTCGGGCGAGGCGCAAACAGACGCCTACATCGCCATCGCGTTGAGCTGGTTGATCATCATCCTTTACGTTTGGTTCCGATTCGGAAACGTGCGCTGGGGCATGGCGGCGGTCGTGGCGCTGATCCACGACATCTGCGTGGCCCTGGGCTTCATCGGGCTGGCGCACTACGCCGCCGCGACGCCCATCGGGCGGGCGCTCATGCTGGAGCCGTTCCGCATCGACCTGGCGATGGTGGCCGCCGTGATGACCATCATCGGGTACTCGGTTAACGACACGATCGTCATCTTCGACCGCATCCGCGAGAACCGCGGTCGGCTGAAGGACGTCACGCCGGATCTGGTGAATACGGCCATCAGCCAAACCCTGGGACGCACCCTCTTGACCGGAACGACGACCTTTGCGACGATCCTGATCATGTACATCTTCGGCGGACCGGGGATTCATGGCTTCAACTACGCCATGTTCATCGGTATCCTGACCGGAACGTACAGTTCGTTCGGCGTTGCGAGCCAGTTGCTCGTCAAACGCGGGCGCAGCAGCACGGACGTTTCAGCGTTGCGACCGGCAACGGCGTAG
- the murC gene encoding UDP-N-acetylmuramate--L-alanine ligase, giving the protein MSRIIPKQATSTALGTAHPPVDARRFRTDLSQHWSSPYAARRIHLIGIGGSGMRGLAGVLLRCGAKVSGSDRTGFSSQSRLEELGATISIGQAPINVPTDCDIVVYSAAINEDNPELLEARRRNIPLRKYAEMLGEVMRLRTGVAISGTHGKSTTTALTTYLLRQARLDPTFVVGAEVKQLESSSGVGDGPHFVVEACEFDRSFLNLAPKIAAILNIEEDHLDCFPNLDAIIEAFKAFASLVPEDGVILANGEDRAVAKAVESTRAPIETFGFSEACTWRAVNIGQTRGHYRFDIRRDGRFLLHAQLDRLPGRHQIGNALVATALATHAGVTPAAIADALMSFAGADRRLTHRGEVSGILLLDDYGHHPTEIQVTLRAVKEQWPDRKLWLVFQPHQHSRTRFLLNDFARSFALADHLLVPDIYFVRDSAAERDAICSADLVARVSACGQDAKYLPSHAEIVEHIVTHAVAGDIVLTMGAGDVWKIADDLVRRLG; this is encoded by the coding sequence ATGTCCAGAATCATTCCCAAACAGGCAACATCCACTGCGCTGGGGACCGCGCATCCACCAGTAGATGCGCGAAGGTTTCGCACCGACCTGTCCCAGCACTGGAGCAGCCCCTACGCGGCGCGACGCATCCATCTGATCGGCATTGGCGGCAGCGGGATGCGCGGCCTCGCCGGGGTCTTGCTTCGCTGCGGCGCGAAGGTCAGCGGGTCGGACCGCACAGGGTTTTCCTCCCAGTCACGGCTGGAAGAACTGGGCGCGACGATCAGCATTGGCCAGGCGCCGATCAACGTGCCCACGGATTGCGATATTGTCGTGTACTCCGCGGCGATCAACGAAGACAACCCGGAGTTGCTCGAGGCCCGGCGGCGAAACATTCCGCTGCGCAAATATGCCGAAATGCTCGGCGAGGTCATGCGGCTGCGCACCGGCGTCGCCATCTCCGGCACGCACGGCAAGAGCACGACGACGGCGCTGACGACCTACCTCCTCCGCCAGGCGCGGCTTGATCCGACGTTTGTCGTCGGGGCCGAGGTGAAACAGCTTGAATCCAGCTCCGGCGTCGGCGACGGGCCGCACTTCGTTGTCGAGGCCTGCGAGTTCGATCGCTCATTCCTCAATCTCGCGCCAAAAATCGCCGCCATCCTCAACATCGAGGAGGACCATCTCGACTGCTTCCCGAATCTCGATGCCATCATTGAGGCGTTCAAGGCCTTCGCCTCGCTCGTACCGGAAGACGGCGTGATTCTCGCGAACGGCGAAGACCGCGCGGTCGCCAAGGCCGTCGAATCCACCCGCGCCCCGATAGAGACATTCGGCTTTTCCGAAGCCTGTACCTGGCGCGCCGTCAACATCGGCCAGACCCGCGGCCATTATCGATTCGACATTCGCCGCGACGGCCGATTTCTGCTGCACGCCCAACTGGATCGACTGCCCGGCCGGCACCAGATCGGCAACGCCCTCGTTGCCACGGCCCTTGCCACGCACGCCGGCGTCACCCCCGCGGCCATCGCCGATGCCCTGATGTCCTTTGCCGGGGCCGATCGGCGGCTGACCCATCGCGGCGAGGTCTCCGGCATTCTTCTGCTCGACGATTACGGTCACCATCCGACGGAGATTCAAGTCACGCTCCGCGCGGTCAAGGAGCAATGGCCCGATCGGAAACTCTGGCTGGTCTTCCAGCCGCATCAGCACTCGCGAACCCGATTCCTGCTCAACGATTTCGCGCGGAGCTTCGCCCTGGCGGATCACTTGCTCGTGCCGGATATTTACTTCGTGCGCGACAGCGCCGCCGAGCGCGACGCCATTTGCAGCGCCGACCTCGTGGCGCGCGTCAGTGCCTGTGGGCAGGACGCGAAATACCTGCCCAGCCACGCTGAAATCGTGGAACACATTGTCACTCACGCCGTCGCCGGGGACATCGTCCTGACCATGGGCGCCGGCGATGTCTGGAAGATCGCCGATGACCTTGTTCGCCGACTTGGCTGA
- a CDS encoding D-alanine--D-alanine ligase gives MAMTHTRFDVERITRAASRQKLAITVLSGGPSGEREISLQSGQAVAAALQSQGHNVHVEDISADNLGALARAVDCVFVALHGTFGEDGQVQEILERRNIAYTGSGPAACALAMDKAAAKEAFKGAGVPTPRYAVATAANLREALAAWSLPVVVKPVKEGSSLHCYIVREFDQLRPAAQRVIDAYGSALIEEFIPGKEITVGILGDRTLPPIEIRTRREFYDYKAKYLDDDTQYLFDIDLPPALLQQIADQSLAAHHALGCRDFSRLDWRVDPSSGKAFLLEANVVPGLTNHSLVPKAASQVGITMAQLCQFLIDSAIKRRFAKPNG, from the coding sequence GTGGCCATGACGCACACCCGGTTTGATGTGGAGCGGATCACCCGCGCCGCATCCCGGCAGAAACTCGCGATCACCGTGCTTTCCGGCGGTCCGTCGGGCGAGCGCGAAATCAGCCTGCAAAGCGGGCAGGCCGTCGCCGCCGCCCTGCAATCGCAGGGGCACAACGTTCACGTCGAAGACATCAGCGCCGACAACCTCGGCGCGCTGGCCCGCGCGGTGGATTGCGTGTTTGTCGCGCTGCACGGCACGTTTGGCGAAGACGGGCAAGTGCAGGAGATTCTCGAGCGACGCAACATCGCCTACACCGGCTCCGGCCCTGCCGCGTGCGCGCTGGCGATGGACAAGGCCGCGGCCAAGGAAGCTTTCAAGGGAGCCGGCGTACCGACCCCCCGCTATGCCGTGGCGACCGCGGCCAACTTGCGCGAGGCGCTGGCCGCATGGAGCCTGCCGGTCGTCGTCAAGCCCGTCAAAGAAGGCAGCAGTCTGCATTGCTACATCGTGCGCGAGTTCGATCAGCTTCGCCCCGCGGCGCAGCGTGTGATCGACGCTTACGGCAGCGCGCTCATTGAAGAGTTCATCCCCGGCAAAGAGATCACGGTCGGCATTCTGGGCGATCGCACCCTGCCGCCAATCGAAATTCGCACCAGGCGCGAGTTCTACGATTACAAGGCGAAATACCTCGACGACGACACGCAGTACCTGTTCGATATCGATCTGCCGCCGGCGCTCCTGCAACAGATTGCCGACCAGAGCCTCGCGGCGCATCACGCCCTGGGCTGTCGCGACTTCTCCCGGCTGGACTGGCGCGTCGATCCGTCGAGCGGCAAGGCGTTCTTGCTTGAGGCCAACGTCGTGCCCGGCCTGACCAACCATTCGCTCGTGCCCAAGGCCGCGTCGCAGGTCGGCATCACGATGGCCCAACTGTGCCAGTTCCTGATCGATTCGGCGATCAAGCGGCGTTTTGCCAAGCCGAATGGATGA
- a CDS encoding YkgJ family cysteine cluster protein: MTKLTVLITDAAGQKFDCHGCTNCCRELVVHLTPVDCDRIDQQSWRAKLGIEPYVILRGERVLNHRPDGGCVFLQGDGRCRIHVEHGADAKPLACRMYPFSLEKQDGRVRAPIRFDCPSVARNAGRPLARHRVEIAQLAGALEATEPELLTGGSDRWYLRPDRAASELEAAALIDVLDSRLADRDIPLERRLTDTWQLVSALRAARLDAVREERFVELVRLLASGQTDDEGAAPSHETAEPTARQTALFRQAIFAHCEHLDLHQARTSGWKAWRFRLNQLRRARRFVRDLEGCNEVLGGVVRGGRRVTHAEVEAVAAAGASQSAECEELATRYVRQRLVSRGAFGHGYYGWPMLDGVAALWLSVAVAGWLGRYFAASAGRSSCEAEDFVRAIGVVDRAAGRLPELGSRAAKLRLMYLSREGGVLRLLRKWTWTQRAKP, translated from the coding sequence ATGACGAAGCTGACGGTGCTGATTACGGACGCCGCAGGGCAGAAGTTCGACTGCCACGGTTGCACGAACTGCTGCCGGGAACTGGTGGTACATCTCACGCCGGTTGATTGCGATCGGATCGATCAGCAGTCATGGCGTGCCAAGCTGGGGATCGAGCCGTACGTCATCCTGCGCGGCGAGCGAGTGTTGAACCATCGTCCTGACGGCGGGTGTGTTTTTCTTCAAGGTGACGGGCGGTGCCGCATCCATGTCGAGCATGGGGCCGACGCCAAGCCTCTTGCTTGTCGCATGTATCCGTTCTCACTTGAGAAACAGGACGGGCGCGTGCGTGCGCCGATTCGATTTGATTGTCCGTCGGTGGCGCGCAATGCAGGCCGGCCGCTGGCGCGCCACCGCGTGGAGATCGCGCAGTTAGCGGGCGCGTTGGAAGCAACTGAACCGGAGTTGCTGACGGGCGGATCGGATCGGTGGTATCTGCGTCCGGACCGAGCGGCGAGCGAGCTGGAAGCGGCAGCGCTGATCGATGTGCTGGATTCACGGCTGGCGGATCGGGATATCCCACTGGAGCGACGACTGACGGATACGTGGCAGCTTGTAAGCGCGTTGCGAGCGGCGCGGCTTGATGCGGTGCGCGAGGAGCGTTTTGTGGAGTTGGTGCGATTGCTTGCGTCGGGACAAACGGACGATGAAGGGGCCGCGCCGTCTCACGAGACAGCCGAGCCGACGGCCCGGCAGACGGCGCTGTTCCGCCAGGCGATCTTCGCACATTGCGAACATCTCGACTTGCACCAGGCGCGGACGAGTGGATGGAAGGCGTGGCGATTTCGGCTGAATCAACTCCGGCGCGCGAGGCGGTTTGTCCGGGACTTGGAGGGGTGCAACGAGGTACTGGGAGGGGTCGTGCGGGGGGGGCGGCGTGTGACGCATGCGGAGGTCGAGGCGGTGGCTGCCGCCGGCGCGAGCCAATCTGCGGAGTGCGAGGAGCTCGCCACGCGTTATGTCCGGCAACGGCTTGTCAGTCGTGGGGCGTTCGGCCATGGATATTACGGGTGGCCGATGCTGGACGGGGTCGCGGCGTTGTGGTTGAGCGTTGCGGTAGCAGGATGGCTGGGGCGATACTTCGCGGCGTCGGCAGGGCGATCGTCGTGCGAGGCGGAGGATTTTGTGCGCGCGATCGGTGTCGTGGATCGTGCGGCCGGTCGCCTGCCGGAACTGGGTTCGCGTGCGGCAAAGTTAAGACTGATGTATCTATCTCGTGAGGGGGGCGTCTTGCGTCTGCTTCGGAAATGGACATGGACACAACGAGCGAAGCCGTGA
- the murB gene encoding UDP-N-acetylmuramate dehydrogenase — MTLFADLADICRRDEPLAPRTWFRIGGPAEYFLLPRTDAQLAAIIRRCHESGTPLRFLGLGANVLVSDRGVRGAVVHLGDAHFSAMDFDADAAIVGAGADMTRLVLATVRGGLAGLEQLAGIPGSVGGGIAMNCGGRYGDISSAVQSVTVITPRGEIVERSASELDFSYRHSALGDDCVVRVRFALRREDPAELNRRFREIWDYKKATQPPLGDASVGCIFRNPPGQSAGLLIDRAGLKGTRIGTAYVSDRHANFILSRSGGRAADVLALIGQIRRRVRDHAGIILQPEVRIWADEEEYEQADWNKADRPAALAPAPAANA, encoded by the coding sequence ATGACCTTGTTCGCCGACTTGGCTGACATCTGCCGGCGCGACGAGCCGCTGGCCCCGCGCACCTGGTTCCGCATCGGCGGCCCGGCCGAGTACTTTCTCCTGCCGCGCACCGACGCGCAACTCGCGGCGATCATCCGAAGATGTCACGAATCGGGCACGCCACTGCGATTCCTCGGACTCGGCGCGAACGTGCTCGTCAGCGATCGCGGCGTCCGCGGCGCCGTCGTTCATCTTGGCGACGCGCACTTCAGCGCAATGGATTTTGACGCAGACGCGGCGATCGTCGGCGCCGGCGCCGACATGACCAGGCTCGTCCTCGCCACCGTGCGTGGCGGCCTGGCGGGACTGGAACAACTCGCCGGCATCCCCGGCTCCGTCGGCGGTGGCATCGCCATGAACTGCGGCGGCCGATACGGCGATATCTCGTCGGCGGTTCAATCCGTCACCGTCATCACGCCCCGCGGCGAGATCGTCGAGCGGTCGGCCTCGGAACTCGATTTCAGCTATCGCCATAGCGCGCTGGGGGACGACTGCGTGGTCCGCGTTCGCTTTGCCCTTCGGCGCGAGGATCCGGCCGAGCTGAACCGCCGCTTCCGCGAAATCTGGGATTACAAGAAGGCGACCCAGCCTCCGTTGGGCGACGCCAGCGTCGGCTGCATCTTCCGAAACCCGCCGGGCCAGTCAGCCGGGCTGCTGATCGACCGAGCGGGCCTCAAGGGCACGCGGATCGGCACCGCCTACGTCTCCGACCGCCATGCAAACTTCATTCTCTCCCGGTCTGGCGGGCGGGCGGCCGACGTGCTGGCCCTGATCGGCCAAATTCGCCGACGGGTTCGCGACCATGCGGGGATCATCCTGCAACCCGAAGTACGCATTTGGGCCGATGAAGAAGAGTACGAACAAGCCGATTGGAACAAGGCGGACCGGCCCGCCGCGCTGGCGCCCGCGCCGGCTGCCAACGCCTGA